One genomic segment of Mangifera indica cultivar Alphonso chromosome 6, CATAS_Mindica_2.1, whole genome shotgun sequence includes these proteins:
- the LOC123218039 gene encoding probable CoA ligase CCL8 isoform X1, with the protein MIGRALKTVLFNNHSLIRLPVHNWRFCLENLYDSSRFQACLTGREPQFCLSQARFLSSVRSSTFMEVVKAASRQGSLACDSIAIRADEKSYSYTQIVSSALRISRLLGSNGLNTSAVPAGGCGAQIGIVAKPCAEFVAAVLGTWFSGRVAVPLALSYPESELLHVMHDSDISMVLSTEDYHEVMQNVASKSAAQFSLIPLVPNVSSEMTTHDHSEVEETDADRGEDPALIVYTSGTTGKPKGVVHTHRSITAQVEMLAEAWEYSSTDQFLHCLPLHHVHGLFNALFAPLYAGAMVEFMSKFSVRGIWQRWRESYPLNGIKSGDAITVFTGVPTMYTRLIQGYEAMDTELQTASGSAARQLRLMMCGSSALPLPVMQQWKTITGHRLLERYGMTEFVMAISNPLRGERKPGTVGKPFPGVEVKIAEDESGSDAVGVGELCVKSPSLFKEYWKLPEATKNSFTDDGFFKTGDTGKVDEDGYFIILGRTNADIMKVGGYKLSALEIESVILEHPVVAECCVLGLPDKDYGDAVSVIIVPDEEAKKKQKESAKPVISLEELCTWAKDKLAPYKLPTRLFLWNALPRNAMGKVNKKELKNRLAADQ; encoded by the exons ATGATAGGCCGCGCATTGAAAACTGTCTTGTTTAATAACCATTCTCTTATACGACTCCCTGTACACAACTGGCGCTTTTGCCTAGAAAATCTCTACGATTCTTCGCGTTTTCAAGCTTGTTTGACCGGGAGAGAGCCTCAGTTCTGCCTCTCGCAAGCTCGTTTTCTTTCTT CAGTTAGATCTTCGACATTCATGGAGGTTGTCAAAGCAGCTTCTAGACAAGGTTCTTTGGCTTGTGATAGTATTGCAATTAGAGCTGATGAGAAGAGTTACAGTTATACACAAATTGTCTCATCTGCTTTAAGAATATCTAGGCTGTTGGGCAGTAATGGCCTTAATACT TCAGCTGTGCCAGCTGGAGGGTGTGGAGCACAGATAGGAATTGTGGCTAAGCCTTGTGCTGAGTTTGTTGCAGCAGTACTAGGGACTTGGTTTAGTGGACGTGTTGCAGTTCCACTTGCACTGAGCTACCCCGAGTCTGAACTCTTGCATGTGATGCATGATTCG gatatatccatgGTCCTGAGTACAGAGGATTATCATGAAGTCATGCAAAATGTTGCTTCTAAAAGTGCTGCACAATTTTCTCTAATCCCACTTGTTCCCAATGTTTCTTCAGAGATGACTACTCATGATCACTCTGAAGTTGAAGAAACAGATGCAGATAGAG GTGAGGATCCAGCATTAATTGTTTACACAAGTGGTACAACTGGGAAACCAAAAGGAGTTGTTCATACTCACAGAAGCATTACTGCACAG GTCGAAATGTTAGCTGAGGCTTGGGAATATTCATCAACTGATCAATTTCTGCATTGTCTACCACTACATC ATGTGCACGGCCTTTTCAATGCTTTGTTTGCCCCACTTTATGCAGGTGCCATG GTTGAGTTCATGTCAAAGTTCAGTGTGAGGGGAATCTGGCAAAGGTGGCGTGAATCATATCCATTGAATGGAATCAAGTCTGGTGATGCAATAACTGTTTTTACTGGA GTTCCGACAATGTATACTCGATTGATACAAGGTTATGAAGCTATGGATACAGAGCTACAAACTGCTTCCGGTTCAGCTGCAAGACAATTACGACTTATG ATGTGTGGCTCCTCTGCACTCCCTCTTCCTGTCATGCAACAGTGGAAAACCATCACAGGACACCGCCTTTTGGAACGTTATGGTATGACTGAG tttgtcATGGCCATATCAAATCCTTTAAGGGGTGAACGAAAGCCAGGCACTGTTGGCAAACCATTTCCTGGTGTGGAG GTCAAGATTGCTGAAGATGAGAGTGGAAGCGATGCAGTGGGAGTGGGAGAACTTTGTGTTAAAAGCCCTTCATTGTTTAAGGAATACTGGAAACTTCCAGAG GCAACTAAGAACTCATTTACTGATGATGGCTTCTTTAAAACCGGGGACACTGGAAAAGTGGATGAAGATGGATACTTCATCATTTTGGGAC GTACAAACGCAGATATTATGAAGGTTGGTGGATACAAATTATCTGCATTGGAAATTGAATCAGTCATTCTAGAG CATCCAGTTGTTGCAGAATGTTGTGTATTGGGCTTACCAGACAAAGACTATGGAGATGCTGTATCTGTGATTATTGTGCCTGATGAAGAagcaaagaaaaagcaaaaggaaTCAGCAAAGCCTGTAATAAGTTTGGAAGAACTTTGTACATGGGCTAAAGACAAACTTGCACCATACAAG CTACCAACCCGATTATTCTTGTGGAATGCACTGCCCCGAAATGCCATGGGAAAG GTGAATAAGAAAGAGTTGAAGAACCGGCTGGCTGCAGATCAATAA
- the LOC123218039 gene encoding probable CoA ligase CCL8 isoform X4, which yields MIGRALKTVLFNNHSLIRLPVHNWRFCLENLYDSSRFQACLTGREPQFCLSQARFLSSVRSSTFMEVVKAASRQGSLACDSIAIRADEKSYSYTQIVSSALRISRLLGSNGLNTDISMVLSTEDYHEVMQNVASKSAAQFSLIPLVPNVSSEMTTHDHSEVEETDADRGEDPALIVYTSGTTGKPKGVVHTHRSITAQVEMLAEAWEYSSTDQFLHCLPLHHVHGLFNALFAPLYAGAMVEFMSKFSVRGIWQRWRESYPLNGIKSGDAITVFTGVPTMYTRLIQGYEAMDTELQTASGSAARQLRLMMCGSSALPLPVMQQWKTITGHRLLERYGMTEFVMAISNPLRGERKPGTVGKPFPGVEVKIAEDESGSDAVGVGELCVKSPSLFKEYWKLPEATKNSFTDDGFFKTGDTGKVDEDGYFIILGRTNADIMKVGGYKLSALEIESVILEHPVVAECCVLGLPDKDYGDAVSVIIVPDEEAKKKQKESAKPVISLEELCTWAKDKLAPYKLPTRLFLWNALPRNAMGKVNKKELKNRLAADQ from the exons ATGATAGGCCGCGCATTGAAAACTGTCTTGTTTAATAACCATTCTCTTATACGACTCCCTGTACACAACTGGCGCTTTTGCCTAGAAAATCTCTACGATTCTTCGCGTTTTCAAGCTTGTTTGACCGGGAGAGAGCCTCAGTTCTGCCTCTCGCAAGCTCGTTTTCTTTCTT CAGTTAGATCTTCGACATTCATGGAGGTTGTCAAAGCAGCTTCTAGACAAGGTTCTTTGGCTTGTGATAGTATTGCAATTAGAGCTGATGAGAAGAGTTACAGTTATACACAAATTGTCTCATCTGCTTTAAGAATATCTAGGCTGTTGGGCAGTAATGGCCTTAATACT gatatatccatgGTCCTGAGTACAGAGGATTATCATGAAGTCATGCAAAATGTTGCTTCTAAAAGTGCTGCACAATTTTCTCTAATCCCACTTGTTCCCAATGTTTCTTCAGAGATGACTACTCATGATCACTCTGAAGTTGAAGAAACAGATGCAGATAGAG GTGAGGATCCAGCATTAATTGTTTACACAAGTGGTACAACTGGGAAACCAAAAGGAGTTGTTCATACTCACAGAAGCATTACTGCACAG GTCGAAATGTTAGCTGAGGCTTGGGAATATTCATCAACTGATCAATTTCTGCATTGTCTACCACTACATC ATGTGCACGGCCTTTTCAATGCTTTGTTTGCCCCACTTTATGCAGGTGCCATG GTTGAGTTCATGTCAAAGTTCAGTGTGAGGGGAATCTGGCAAAGGTGGCGTGAATCATATCCATTGAATGGAATCAAGTCTGGTGATGCAATAACTGTTTTTACTGGA GTTCCGACAATGTATACTCGATTGATACAAGGTTATGAAGCTATGGATACAGAGCTACAAACTGCTTCCGGTTCAGCTGCAAGACAATTACGACTTATG ATGTGTGGCTCCTCTGCACTCCCTCTTCCTGTCATGCAACAGTGGAAAACCATCACAGGACACCGCCTTTTGGAACGTTATGGTATGACTGAG tttgtcATGGCCATATCAAATCCTTTAAGGGGTGAACGAAAGCCAGGCACTGTTGGCAAACCATTTCCTGGTGTGGAG GTCAAGATTGCTGAAGATGAGAGTGGAAGCGATGCAGTGGGAGTGGGAGAACTTTGTGTTAAAAGCCCTTCATTGTTTAAGGAATACTGGAAACTTCCAGAG GCAACTAAGAACTCATTTACTGATGATGGCTTCTTTAAAACCGGGGACACTGGAAAAGTGGATGAAGATGGATACTTCATCATTTTGGGAC GTACAAACGCAGATATTATGAAGGTTGGTGGATACAAATTATCTGCATTGGAAATTGAATCAGTCATTCTAGAG CATCCAGTTGTTGCAGAATGTTGTGTATTGGGCTTACCAGACAAAGACTATGGAGATGCTGTATCTGTGATTATTGTGCCTGATGAAGAagcaaagaaaaagcaaaaggaaTCAGCAAAGCCTGTAATAAGTTTGGAAGAACTTTGTACATGGGCTAAAGACAAACTTGCACCATACAAG CTACCAACCCGATTATTCTTGTGGAATGCACTGCCCCGAAATGCCATGGGAAAG GTGAATAAGAAAGAGTTGAAGAACCGGCTGGCTGCAGATCAATAA
- the LOC123218039 gene encoding probable CoA ligase CCL8 isoform X3, producing the protein MIGRALKTVLFNNHSLIRLPVHNWRFCLENLYDSSRFQACLTGREPQFCLSQARFLSSVRSSTFMEVVKAASRQGSLACDSIAIRADEKSYSYTQIVSSALRISRLLGSNGLNTSAVPAGGCGAQIGIVAKPCAEFVAAVLGTWFSGRVAVPLALSYPESELLHVMHDSDISMVLSTEDYHEVMQNVASKSAAQFSLIPLVPNVSSEMTTHDHSEVEETDADRGEDPALIVYTSGTTGKPKGVVHTHRSITAQVEFMSKFSVRGIWQRWRESYPLNGIKSGDAITVFTGVPTMYTRLIQGYEAMDTELQTASGSAARQLRLMMCGSSALPLPVMQQWKTITGHRLLERYGMTEFVMAISNPLRGERKPGTVGKPFPGVEVKIAEDESGSDAVGVGELCVKSPSLFKEYWKLPEATKNSFTDDGFFKTGDTGKVDEDGYFIILGRTNADIMKVGGYKLSALEIESVILEHPVVAECCVLGLPDKDYGDAVSVIIVPDEEAKKKQKESAKPVISLEELCTWAKDKLAPYKLPTRLFLWNALPRNAMGKVNKKELKNRLAADQ; encoded by the exons ATGATAGGCCGCGCATTGAAAACTGTCTTGTTTAATAACCATTCTCTTATACGACTCCCTGTACACAACTGGCGCTTTTGCCTAGAAAATCTCTACGATTCTTCGCGTTTTCAAGCTTGTTTGACCGGGAGAGAGCCTCAGTTCTGCCTCTCGCAAGCTCGTTTTCTTTCTT CAGTTAGATCTTCGACATTCATGGAGGTTGTCAAAGCAGCTTCTAGACAAGGTTCTTTGGCTTGTGATAGTATTGCAATTAGAGCTGATGAGAAGAGTTACAGTTATACACAAATTGTCTCATCTGCTTTAAGAATATCTAGGCTGTTGGGCAGTAATGGCCTTAATACT TCAGCTGTGCCAGCTGGAGGGTGTGGAGCACAGATAGGAATTGTGGCTAAGCCTTGTGCTGAGTTTGTTGCAGCAGTACTAGGGACTTGGTTTAGTGGACGTGTTGCAGTTCCACTTGCACTGAGCTACCCCGAGTCTGAACTCTTGCATGTGATGCATGATTCG gatatatccatgGTCCTGAGTACAGAGGATTATCATGAAGTCATGCAAAATGTTGCTTCTAAAAGTGCTGCACAATTTTCTCTAATCCCACTTGTTCCCAATGTTTCTTCAGAGATGACTACTCATGATCACTCTGAAGTTGAAGAAACAGATGCAGATAGAG GTGAGGATCCAGCATTAATTGTTTACACAAGTGGTACAACTGGGAAACCAAAAGGAGTTGTTCATACTCACAGAAGCATTACTGCACAG GTTGAGTTCATGTCAAAGTTCAGTGTGAGGGGAATCTGGCAAAGGTGGCGTGAATCATATCCATTGAATGGAATCAAGTCTGGTGATGCAATAACTGTTTTTACTGGA GTTCCGACAATGTATACTCGATTGATACAAGGTTATGAAGCTATGGATACAGAGCTACAAACTGCTTCCGGTTCAGCTGCAAGACAATTACGACTTATG ATGTGTGGCTCCTCTGCACTCCCTCTTCCTGTCATGCAACAGTGGAAAACCATCACAGGACACCGCCTTTTGGAACGTTATGGTATGACTGAG tttgtcATGGCCATATCAAATCCTTTAAGGGGTGAACGAAAGCCAGGCACTGTTGGCAAACCATTTCCTGGTGTGGAG GTCAAGATTGCTGAAGATGAGAGTGGAAGCGATGCAGTGGGAGTGGGAGAACTTTGTGTTAAAAGCCCTTCATTGTTTAAGGAATACTGGAAACTTCCAGAG GCAACTAAGAACTCATTTACTGATGATGGCTTCTTTAAAACCGGGGACACTGGAAAAGTGGATGAAGATGGATACTTCATCATTTTGGGAC GTACAAACGCAGATATTATGAAGGTTGGTGGATACAAATTATCTGCATTGGAAATTGAATCAGTCATTCTAGAG CATCCAGTTGTTGCAGAATGTTGTGTATTGGGCTTACCAGACAAAGACTATGGAGATGCTGTATCTGTGATTATTGTGCCTGATGAAGAagcaaagaaaaagcaaaaggaaTCAGCAAAGCCTGTAATAAGTTTGGAAGAACTTTGTACATGGGCTAAAGACAAACTTGCACCATACAAG CTACCAACCCGATTATTCTTGTGGAATGCACTGCCCCGAAATGCCATGGGAAAG GTGAATAAGAAAGAGTTGAAGAACCGGCTGGCTGCAGATCAATAA
- the LOC123218039 gene encoding probable CoA ligase CCL8 isoform X2, protein MIGRALKTVLFNNHSLIRLPVHNWRFCLENLYDSSRFQACLTGREPQFCLSQARFLSFRSSTFMEVVKAASRQGSLACDSIAIRADEKSYSYTQIVSSALRISRLLGSNGLNTSAVPAGGCGAQIGIVAKPCAEFVAAVLGTWFSGRVAVPLALSYPESELLHVMHDSDISMVLSTEDYHEVMQNVASKSAAQFSLIPLVPNVSSEMTTHDHSEVEETDADRGEDPALIVYTSGTTGKPKGVVHTHRSITAQVEMLAEAWEYSSTDQFLHCLPLHHVHGLFNALFAPLYAGAMVEFMSKFSVRGIWQRWRESYPLNGIKSGDAITVFTGVPTMYTRLIQGYEAMDTELQTASGSAARQLRLMMCGSSALPLPVMQQWKTITGHRLLERYGMTEFVMAISNPLRGERKPGTVGKPFPGVEVKIAEDESGSDAVGVGELCVKSPSLFKEYWKLPEATKNSFTDDGFFKTGDTGKVDEDGYFIILGRTNADIMKVGGYKLSALEIESVILEHPVVAECCVLGLPDKDYGDAVSVIIVPDEEAKKKQKESAKPVISLEELCTWAKDKLAPYKLPTRLFLWNALPRNAMGKVNKKELKNRLAADQ, encoded by the exons ATGATAGGCCGCGCATTGAAAACTGTCTTGTTTAATAACCATTCTCTTATACGACTCCCTGTACACAACTGGCGCTTTTGCCTAGAAAATCTCTACGATTCTTCGCGTTTTCAAGCTTGTTTGACCGGGAGAGAGCCTCAGTTCTGCCTCTCGCAAGCTCGTTTTCTTTCTT TTAGATCTTCGACATTCATGGAGGTTGTCAAAGCAGCTTCTAGACAAGGTTCTTTGGCTTGTGATAGTATTGCAATTAGAGCTGATGAGAAGAGTTACAGTTATACACAAATTGTCTCATCTGCTTTAAGAATATCTAGGCTGTTGGGCAGTAATGGCCTTAATACT TCAGCTGTGCCAGCTGGAGGGTGTGGAGCACAGATAGGAATTGTGGCTAAGCCTTGTGCTGAGTTTGTTGCAGCAGTACTAGGGACTTGGTTTAGTGGACGTGTTGCAGTTCCACTTGCACTGAGCTACCCCGAGTCTGAACTCTTGCATGTGATGCATGATTCG gatatatccatgGTCCTGAGTACAGAGGATTATCATGAAGTCATGCAAAATGTTGCTTCTAAAAGTGCTGCACAATTTTCTCTAATCCCACTTGTTCCCAATGTTTCTTCAGAGATGACTACTCATGATCACTCTGAAGTTGAAGAAACAGATGCAGATAGAG GTGAGGATCCAGCATTAATTGTTTACACAAGTGGTACAACTGGGAAACCAAAAGGAGTTGTTCATACTCACAGAAGCATTACTGCACAG GTCGAAATGTTAGCTGAGGCTTGGGAATATTCATCAACTGATCAATTTCTGCATTGTCTACCACTACATC ATGTGCACGGCCTTTTCAATGCTTTGTTTGCCCCACTTTATGCAGGTGCCATG GTTGAGTTCATGTCAAAGTTCAGTGTGAGGGGAATCTGGCAAAGGTGGCGTGAATCATATCCATTGAATGGAATCAAGTCTGGTGATGCAATAACTGTTTTTACTGGA GTTCCGACAATGTATACTCGATTGATACAAGGTTATGAAGCTATGGATACAGAGCTACAAACTGCTTCCGGTTCAGCTGCAAGACAATTACGACTTATG ATGTGTGGCTCCTCTGCACTCCCTCTTCCTGTCATGCAACAGTGGAAAACCATCACAGGACACCGCCTTTTGGAACGTTATGGTATGACTGAG tttgtcATGGCCATATCAAATCCTTTAAGGGGTGAACGAAAGCCAGGCACTGTTGGCAAACCATTTCCTGGTGTGGAG GTCAAGATTGCTGAAGATGAGAGTGGAAGCGATGCAGTGGGAGTGGGAGAACTTTGTGTTAAAAGCCCTTCATTGTTTAAGGAATACTGGAAACTTCCAGAG GCAACTAAGAACTCATTTACTGATGATGGCTTCTTTAAAACCGGGGACACTGGAAAAGTGGATGAAGATGGATACTTCATCATTTTGGGAC GTACAAACGCAGATATTATGAAGGTTGGTGGATACAAATTATCTGCATTGGAAATTGAATCAGTCATTCTAGAG CATCCAGTTGTTGCAGAATGTTGTGTATTGGGCTTACCAGACAAAGACTATGGAGATGCTGTATCTGTGATTATTGTGCCTGATGAAGAagcaaagaaaaagcaaaaggaaTCAGCAAAGCCTGTAATAAGTTTGGAAGAACTTTGTACATGGGCTAAAGACAAACTTGCACCATACAAG CTACCAACCCGATTATTCTTGTGGAATGCACTGCCCCGAAATGCCATGGGAAAG GTGAATAAGAAAGAGTTGAAGAACCGGCTGGCTGCAGATCAATAA